The Microterricola viridarii nucleotide sequence GGATGCCGCGCCGGCGACGATCGCCGCCGGCCGGCGGGGGACGGTCTGCGCGGTGCGGGTGACGACGAGCGACGCGGTGAGCGCGGCGATCACGAGCAGGCCGACGCCGATCTGCAGCTGCGGCCCGGCGAGGTTCGCGGCCAGCAGCGAGCCGGGCACGATCGCCAGCAGGGCGGGCACCGCCAGCCAGACCAGGGTGCGCCACTCGATGTGCCGCCAGACGCGGGGGATGATCAGCAGCGAGGAGAGCACCCCGCAGAGATTCACGATGAGCACGCCGTCGAAGGGGCCGAGGATGATGACGAGCGCGGGGGAGACCACGAGCGCGAAGCCCATCCCGGTGATGCGTTGGGCGAAGGCGCCGACCAGAACAGAGACGACGACCAGAGCGAGCATCCTGCCAGCGTACTGGGCGGGTGGGCGCCCTCCGGACGGCGGGTAGGCGCCAGTGCGCCCTTCGGCGAGCACGGGCATCTCAGGGCATGGGAGACGACCTAGGCGTGTCGCTAAGCCGGTTCACCCGCCGTCCGCGCGGCTGTGTTCCTAGTCGAATGCTGCAGCTACCCCCGGGATCGCTGCCCGGTATCTGTCGAGGAGCTTCTTGGCAACGCTCACGGAGTCCACCAGCGGGTGGGCGGCGAATCCGCGCCACGCGAGAGTCGCATCGCGCTCGAGCGAAGCGGCGATGATGAGCTGCTCGGAGGCTTTGAGCTGTTGCATGAGCCCCAGCATCTCGCCGCGCACAGGGGCCACCTTCTGAGGTTCGAGCCGCCCCAGGTGCACCGTTGTCGGCACCTCGATCACGGCGTCATCCGGCAAGCCATCGACGATGCCGTTGTTGGCAACGTTCAGGATCATCGTGGAGGCGCGGCCCGTCGTTAGCCCGGTCATGAGGTTGAGGGCGACGGTCTGGTAGCCACCACCGTCTACATCGCTCTGCTCGCGGCTGTGGCGCTCCTCCTCGGGTCGGCTCTCGGCCATGTAGCTCGACTCACGATCGTGTTTCGTGCTGTTCCACAAATCGAGAGCGCTGTCGGGATGGCTATGTGCGCCTGTGTAGAAGCTGCCCTGCTGCTTCCGCAGGAACTCCCCGCGGGTCTCCACCGAGAGACGAATCCGCTCGGTCGCCTCGCGGTTGTAGTAGTAGTAGTAGAGGTACTCGTTGGGTATCGCGCCGAGAGCACGTACCCAATCGATTCCCATCAGCCGCGCCTCTTCAATGGTCGCAATTGCGGAGTCGTCGGCGAGCAGCCCGGGTAAACGATCGACGCCGTCCGTGCACACGCTGCGGAGCCAGCCCAGGTGATTCAGCCCCACGTAGTCGAAGGTGACGTCGTCTGGCTGCGCCCCGATCGCGCCCACTGCGCGTCGCATCAGACCGATCGGGGTGTCGCAGATTCCGATCACGCGGTCGCCGAGCGAGCGGCGCATCGTCTCCGTGACGATGCCGGCCGGGTTGGTGAAGTTGATGACCCACGCCTCAGGGGCGAGCGCCGCCACCCTCTCGGCCAACCGTCTGGCGAGAGGAAGCGTGCGGAGGGCGTAGGCGAGGCCACCGGGGCCAACCGTCTCCTGGCCGAGAACACCCAGTTCGAGCGCGGTGCGCTCGTCAAGAATGCGACCTTCCAGGCCATCAACGCGCATCGCCGAGAAGACAAACGCCGCGCCGGTGACGGCTTCGTCGAGGTCGAGAGTGCAGCTGACACGCGGCGGGCTGGCGAGTGCCGGCGCGAGCTGCTCGAGGATCTTTGCAATGGTCTGGAGCCGGTCGCTGGACACATCGAAGAGGCAGAGTTCGGTGACACGTGCGTGCTCTCCGTCGTTGGAGATCGCCTCGAAGATTTGGGGGACGCGAAATCCGCCGCCGCCGATGATGGTGAGTTTCATGGGAATAGAACTTCGCTTCCTGCTGAGCGGAAAGCCTCGAGCGTCTGGGCGTCAGATGCCTCGGAGGTGACCAGAGTGTTGATGGCGGATGCTGCGCAGACAGAGAGCAAGCCCGTCCCTGGGAACTTTGTCTCGTCTGCGACTAGCACTGTGTGTGAGCCGGCGGTGAGGAGGCCCCGCTTGACGGGCACCTCGATGCCTGTTGAATCCATGACGGTTCCATCTGGCAGGATGCCGCTGGTTCCGATGATGCTGATGTTTGCCCGCAGTTGTTCGAGAGCTGTGTCTGTGAGGCTGCCGACGAGCGAGTGGTAGGAGCGTCGCAGTACGCCGCCGAGGAGCACAAGCTCCACGCCCTGGTCGTCGCGCAGCTCGTCAAGCACCGCGAGGCTCGAAGTGATGACCGTGATGGTCTTTCCGCGGAGTGCCCGCGCCACGAATGCTGTAGTTGTTCCGATGTCGAGGGCCACGACGTCACCGTCGGAGACCAGTTCGGCTGCGCGTCGAGCGATCTTCTCCTTGGACGAGCTCGACTTCTTCACGACCTCATGAAATGGCATCGCATCGGTCTCGACGCTTCCGCCGCCGCGAACACGGCGCAGCAAGCCATCCGCACTCAGACTGTTGAGATCTCGGCGGATTGTTGACTCGCTGACATCGACGTACATGGCGAGATCATTTACCGAGGCGGCGCCGGTCTCTTTGATGCGCTGCAAAATCGCAGCTTTGCGCGAACTGGTCAACATGATCGCCATGCTAGCAAGCATTTTTGAGCAGTTACAAGCATGATCATGCTTGAACTTGCTCGAAACTGCGTGTTATGGTCGGCTGACGTGGCACCGGTGCTCGACTCTGATGCGCCGCACATGAAGCGAAGTCGTAGGGAGCGTGGCAATCTCGTGAACGGGAACGAGCAAGGCGGCACCGTGGGCAGTTCCACTGCCGACGAGGTGGACGTAGTCCTCGGCGGGCCGATTTTCCTTGACATCGTTTTCACAGACCTGCCCGCCGCACCCGCTGCCGGCACCGAGGTCTGGGCTGGCGGCATGGGAACCATGCCGGGCGGGATCGCCAATCTTGCTGTCGCGACCAGCCGGATGGGCCTGAAGACACGCCTCGTGACGCAATTCGGGGACGACGACTACGGGCGCTGGCTGGAGAAGGTTCTCGGGGAACAGGAGCAGATCGACCTCAGCCGCGCCCGCATCGCCCACGGCGAGCACACCGTGGTCACGGTCTCGATGGCCTACGACGGCGACCGCGCTATGGTGACCCACGGACACCCGGAACGGATGCCGATCCGCGATCTGATCGGTGACGTCTCGCCCTCGACGGCACTGGTCGGCGAGCTCGCGAACCCCGCGGAGGAGCCATGGTGGCTCGGCCCGGCAATCGCCGGCTCCGCTATGTTCGCTGAGGTCGGCTGGGACGATGCCGGCCTGTGGGACCCGGTCGTTCTCGAGGGACTCGAGTACTGCCATGGCTTCATGCCCAACCACCTCGAGGCGATGAACTACACCCGCACCAGCAGCCCGCAGGCCGCCCTCAGCGCACTCGCCGACCGTGTGCCGCTCGCGGTGGTCACCCGAGGCGCCGACGGCGCCATGGCGGTTGACTCAATCACGGGCGAGGCTGCCGATGTTCCGGCGCTCGCCGTCAAGGCGATCGATCCGACAGGAGCCGGCGACGTGTTCTCGTCTGCCATCGTCCTGGGCACCAGACAAGGCTGGCCGCTCGAACAGCGTTTGCGCTTCGCAAACCTGTGCTCGTCGTTGGCCGTGCAGCGACGGGGCGGATCGTTGGGGGCGCCCGGATGGACAGACATCGAATCGTGGTGGGCCGAAACGAGACGGCGAGCTCGATCTTCTCCAGAGGCTGGCGAGCGCGCGCTGCGCTACGGATTCATCGCGGATCTGCTTGCCGATCGGAAGTTCCGGGCGCACAGCCAGGCCCCGGCAACCATCGGGAGCCACACGGAGAGCTGTCGCACGTAGTGGTCACGCGGCAACCGTCGCGTGCAGATTCTTCGCACAAAGAACGAGCCTGAAGGCTCCAAGAGTAGGGGATGACCAATGAAGTTCAGTACAAGGCCCATCGTGGGCATCGCTGTTGCAGCGGTGGCCGCACTTGCACTCTCCGCATGCACGCCGGGTGCGGCCAGCACGCCCAAAGAGACACTCGACCCCAATCGCACGGTCGGGACCGATGTCTCGGCGATGGGCGAGCTGACGCTCACCGTCTGGGACCAGGAGGTCAGAGGCGGCCAGAACGAGCAGATGGAGAAGCTCAACGCAGCGTTCGAAACCAAGTACCCGAACATCACCATCGACCGCGTTTCGCAGTCGTTCGATGACCTCGGCAAGACCCTGCGTCTCGCCCTGAGCGGCAAGGACGCCCCGGACGTCGTGCAGGCGAACAACGCCCGCAACTCCCTCGGCGCCTTCGTCGCCGCCGGTCAGCTGCATCCCTTCGACGCGTGGGTAGACGCGTACAAGTGGGAGGACCGCTTCTCCGACAGCGTGCTGGCATACTCGCGCTACAGCGAGGATGGCACGACGTTCGGGTCCGGCTCCGTCTACGCACTGCCTCAGGTGGGTGAGGTCGTCGGCGTCTTCTACAGCAAGAAGAAGCTTGCCGAGCTCGGCGTCGAGTTGCCGACCGAGTGGTCGGCGTTCGAGGCGTCGCTGAAGACCGCGAAGGATGCCGGCGAGGTGCCCATGTTGCTCGGAAACATCGAGAAGTGGCCGGCGGGACACGTCTTCGGCCCTATTCAGGGTGCCCATGTAGCGGCGGACCAGGTTCAGTCCCTCGGCTTCGGAAACGCCGGCGCAAGCTGGGAGACCGCGGAGAACGTCGCGGCGGCTTCCACGCTGGACGGCTGGATGAAGGCTGGCTACTTCAACGACGGCGTGAACGGAACCGACTACGACGCAGCATGGCAGGAGCTCACCACGGGCAACGGCGTCTACCTCATGGGTGGATCCTGGCTCGCGGCCGATCTGCAAGACGCGATGGGCGATGACGTCGGATTCTTCGCCCCGAGCGCGAACGCCGGTGCTCCAGCAAACACCACGGGCGGGACGGGCCTCCCGTTCGCGATCACCACGGGCTCGAAGAACCCGGACCTGGCAGCCGCTTACATCGACTTCATCACCAATGATGACGCGATGGCCATCCTGGCCGAGACCGGCAATCTCCCGGTCAACCGGACGGCCGAGCTCGCCCCCTCGAGCGGTGTGCTCAAGGACGTCTACGCGGTGTTCGGCGACGTGACCACCAGCGGCGTGCTTCTGCCCTACCTGGACTACGCAACTCCGACCATGGGCGACACCCTCGGCGAGGCCCTCCAGGGCCTGATCGATGGGCAGCTGACCCCGGATGCGTTCACCGCAGCTCTCCAGTCCGACTACGGCAAGTTCACAAGTGGCAATTAGCAGTCCGACAACGACGAGTCCACAAGTGGCAGCCAGCACTTCGACTCGCAGCGCGGGCGACCTCGGTCGCCCGCGCTGGCGTGGGGGCGCACGCCTCACTCCGTACGTCTACATGCTTCCGGCGCTGCTCGTCTACGCGGCGTTCATGCTCTACCCGTTGGGCCGTGCCGCGCACCTGTCCCTGTTCCAATGGGACGGGCTGACGCTGGCCACGTTTGTCGGCGTCGACAACTATGTCGACCTGATAACCGACGAGCGACTTCGTGCCGCCTTCATGCATGCGCTCGTGTTCGTCTTTTTCTATGCGATCCTGCCCGTCTGCATCGGGCTGGTCCTGGCATCCATTCTCACGCGTGCCCGCGTGCACGGACTCTCGATTTTTCGCACAATCGTCTTCCTGCCGCAGGTCATCGCGATGGTGGTCGTCGCGATTGCATGGCGCCAGATCTATGCGCCCAACGGCCAGCTCAACACATTCCTGCGTTCGATCGGCCTGGACTCGCTCACCAGGGCGTGGCTGGGCGACTACACCTTCTCGCTCCCTGCAGTCGGAATCATCGGAACGTGGGTCTCCACCGGTCTTGTAACCGTTCTGCTCATGGCCGGCATGGCCAAGATCCCGATCGAGCGCTACGAGTCCGCCCGTCTCGACGGCGCCGGAGCGATCCGCGAGTTCTTCTCGATCACGGTGCCCGCAGTTCGCGCCGAGATCACCGTTGCGCTGACGCTGACGATCGTGGCGTCGCTCAAGACATTCGACCTGATCTATGTCACAGCAGGGGGCGGGCCGGGCAGTTCCACAACCGTGCCGAGCTATGAGGTGTATCGACGGGCGTTCCAGCTGGGCGAGGTCGGGTCGGCCGCCGCTGTCGGGGTGACACTCACCTTGCTCATCTTCCTCATCAGCCTTGTCGTGAACAGTATTGGAGACAAATCCTCCTCATGAAGGTCAGTCCGATTGAGAAGTTCGGAAACTACGCGATCCTCATCGCGTTCTCGTTTCTCATCCTCTCCCCGCTTGGCTCCATCATCGTCGCCGCCTTCGCTCCCGCGAGCGCCGCCGCCGGGCGCGAGGGACCATTCCACCCCGAGAATTTCGTCACCGCGTGGACGGAAGGCCGTTTCAGCCAGTACATGCTGACCTCGGTGTCCGTGTCCGCACTCGTGCTCGCGCTTACTGTCCTGCTCTCGATCCTGAGCGGCTACGCCTTCGGCACGATGAAGTTTCGCGGGCAGAACGTGTTGTTCTATCTCTTCCTGCTCGGGATCATGGTGCCGTCAGAGGCGATCATCATCCCGCTCTTCTTCGATCTACGAAGCCTGGGGCTCACCGACACGATTTGGGCGGTGGCGCTCCCGCAGGTTGCTCAATCTGTCGCCTTCGGCACGTACTGGATGCGCACCTACTTCCGAGGGGTCAACCCGTCAATCACGGAGGCAGCCCGCGTCGACGGCGCAAGCCCCTGGCGTGTCCTGTGGTCGATCCTCGTGCCAATGGGACGTCCCGCCATCACCACCATGATCGTGCTCATATTCATGTGGACCTGGAATGAGTTCCTGATCCCGCTGGTGATGTCCCCGACGGGCGGATTCCGCACGGCGCCGCTGGCGCTGGCGTTGTTCCAAGGCCAGTACACCCAGGGAACGGCTTTGCTTGCGGCCGCCGCGGTCATGGTGGCCCTGCCGGTCGTGGTCTTGTACTTCATCCTGCAACGGCACTTCATCCGCGGGATGCTCGAGGGCGCGGTCAAGGAATAGCACCGGGCCGGCCGACGGCACCGGATTGGCGCGACATAGAAGGGGCAACACATGAGCATCGTCGTAGCGGGGGCACCCGTGAGCTTCGGGGTATTCGAGCTCACTCCGACATCGGGGGACCTCGTCCTGCCGACGGCGGACGAGGTCGTGGCGGTGCTGGAACGCACCGGGTACAGCGGCGTCGACTTGGGCCCTGTCGGGTTCCTCGGTCGTGGGCAAGAACTGCGAGAGCGGCTGGACCGGCACGGCCTGGAGTTGGCCGGTGGGTGGATCGACCTTCCCTTCTCGGATGACGCTGCCTTCGCCCGCGCTCTGCCATCGCTCGACGATGCGCTCGACGTCTTCTCTGAGGTGCTGGAGGCTGCCCCGAGCAAGCTCCCGCTGCCGACATTGGCCGACTCCGGCGACGCGATACGGAAGGCCAACCCGCGAGGCGGTGCCGGGCACGGACTTGATGAGGCCGGCTGGGACCGCTTCGCGAAGAACCTCGCCACCGCTGCCGCACGGGTGCGCGCGCGGGGACTCGAGCCGACTTTCCACCACCACGCCTGCACCTTCGTCGAGACTCCGCACGAGATCGACGCCTACCTTGATGCGAGCGACGTCGGCCTGACCTTCGACACCGGGCACATGCTCATCGGCGGCGGGGACCCGTTGGAAGCGTGGCGGCGCTGGCGGGACCGCATCAACCACCTGCACATCAAGGACGTGCACACCGCGGTGCTCGCGGACGTGCTCGCCGAGGGCGGCGGCATGATCGACGTCTGGTCCTCTGGCAGTTTCGTGCCCTTGGGCGAGGGCGACCTCGACGTCGAAGCGATGATGTCGGAGGTTGTCGACTCCGGCTTCGACGGCTGGCTCGTGATCGAGCAAGACGTCTACCCGCAACCGGGCGACGACCCCGCGCGGCTCGAACGCGACCACCGGGTCAACCGCGAAGCGCTCCGCCGCTGGCTGTAGCCGCGTGCCGAGCACGGAACCACACGCAGCACATCGAGCTGGCCGGCTCCTGCGGGCAGCATCCATTGAGAGGAACTACGTGAGCACGGAATCATTGCGCATCGCGGTAGTCGGCGCGGGCATCATGGGCGCCGACCACATCAAGCGCATCACCAACACGATTAGCGGCGCCCGCGTCGTCGCTGTTGTCGAGCCGGATGCCGCACGCGCGGCCGCTGCCGCGGCATCCGCCCCGGGCTCGGTCGCCCGTCGGAGCATCGAGGAGTCGTTGGCGGAGGACGCGCTGGACGCTGTCATCATCGCTACTCCCGGCCCCTTCCACGAGAGCGTGTTGCTGCCAGCACTCGAGGCGGGCATCTCGATCCTGTGTGAGAAGCCCCTGACCCCCGACTCCGAGGCCGCGCTGCGCGTGATTGAGGCAGAACAACGCGGCGACAAGCCACGGATCCAGGTCGGCTTCATGCGTCGGTTCGACCCGGAGTACGTCGAGCTTCGCCGACTTGTCGAGTCGGGTGAGGCGGGCCAACTCCTGGCCCTGCACTGCGCCCACCGCAATGCGTCGACGCCGCCCGGCTACGTCGAATCAATGCTCATCACCGACTCGGTCGTGCACGAGATCGACATCGTGCCGTGGATCGCCGGCGAGCCGATCGCGGCTGTCGAGGTCAAGAAGACCAAGCGCAACAGCCTGGCCCCGGCCGGCCTGCACGAGCCACAGCTCGTGCTCCTCGAGACGGTCTCCGGTGTTCTGGCTGATGTCGAGATCAACGTCAACGCGCAGTTCGGCTACCAGGTCACGACAGACGCCGTGTTCGAGCGCGGCATGGCGGCGATCGGGCGCACCAGCGGCATCACCCGGTGGGAGAACGGCCGGCTCACAGTCGCCGAGCACATGACGTACACCACCCGGTTCGAGGAGGCCTACGACCGGGAGGTGCAGCGCTGGGTGAACGCCAGCCGGCGGGGCGAGATCGACGGCCCGTCGGCCTGGGACGGCTACCGCGCGGCGGTGGTGTGTGAGGCCGCCCTCGAGGCCCAGGCCACTGGGCGTCGAGTTGACGTGTCGTACGCCGACATGCCGGCGTTCTACGCCGGCTGAACTGCCCACACCGCCACACCGCCACCCCGCCTGGGGCATGGTCGGGTGTCGGAGAGAGGAACAGGTTTCCCAGTGGGCCAAGCGGAAGGCAGGTGTGGTTCGTGAAGGCGAAGACCGCGGTGGGTATGGCAGACAACGGCCTCGGGCTCCCCGAGGGCGACTGAGCGGGAAGGGGACCGGCATGGTTCAGGATCAGAGCTGGGTGCACCCACGAGGCACTCTCGCCACAGGCGGGTGGGAGGGCGTCGTGCGGCACAGCACCGCGCGGTGGAGCCACACCGGATTGCGAATCGCAGAGCTCGCCGGCGGTGAGTCATTGAGCCTGCCGGCCGAGCCAGTTGAGCGGATCATCGTGCCGCTGAGCGGCAGATTCACGGTTCGCTACCGCGAACCAGGGGCGGGGTCGGTGGCGGCCGCCGAGCACGAGGTTGCCCTGGCCGGGCGCGCGTCGGTGTTCTCGGGCCCGAGCGACGTGCTCTACCTCGGGTCGGGCAGCAGCGCTGCGGTACACGGCGTGGGCCGCTTTGCCGTCGCCGAGGCCCCGACGAGCGTGCAACGCCCCACGCAGCTGATCGCCCGCGGCGAAGTGCCCGTCGAGCTGCGGGGCAGCGGGCAGGCGAGCCGCCAAGTGCACAACTTCGGCGTACCGGGGGTGCTGGACGCCGCTCGGCTGATCGTCTGCGAGGTGATCACGCCCGGCGGCAACTGGTCTTCCTACCCGCCACACAAGCACGACGAGCACGTCGACGGTATGGAGAGCGAACTCGAGGAGATCTATTACTTCGAGGCCGCGGCCGTGCGCGACGACGTCCACGGCGACCCGTTCGGCCTGTTCTCCAGCTACTCCTCCCCGGCCGGGGAGATCGACATCAACGCCATGGTGCGCACCGGCGACATCGCCCTGGTGCCGCACGGTTTTCACGGCCCGGCCGTTGCCGCCCCTGGCTACGACCTCTACTACCTGAACGTCATGGCGGGGCCGGGGCCGGAACGCGCCTGGAACATCACCGATGACCCGCACCATGCCTGGGTGCGTGAGTCGTGGAACGAGCAAGAGATGGACTCGCGGCTGCCCTTCGGCACCGAGAAGGAGTAAAGACAATGCGCACCAAGAGGATGACGGTCAGTCAAGCCCTGATCGAGTTTCTGGCACAGCAGTGGAGTGTCGACGGCGAGAGGCGCGAACGCACTGTCGCCGGCGTGTTCGGAATCTTCGGGCACGGCAATGTGGCCGGGATCGGGCAGGCTCTCAAACAATCGCACGAGCTCACCCCGGGGTTGATGCCGTACCACCAGGCGCGCAACGAGCAGGCGATGGTGCACCAATCGGTGGGCTATGCCCGGATGCGCCGCCGCCTGGGCACCTATGCCAGTGCGGCGTCCGTGGGCCCGGGTGCAGCGAACATGCTGACCGGCGCCGCCCTGGCCACCGCCAACCGGCTGCCAGCCCTGCTGCTGCCGAGTGACACTTTCGCGACCCGCGTCGCCGACCCCGTGCTGCAACAGCTGGAGCTGCCGCACGACACCGGGATCCAGGTGACAGATGCGTTCCGGCCGCTGTCGCGCTACTTCGACCGGATACAGCGGCCGGAGCAGCTCTACTCGATCGCGCTCGCGGCGATGCGGGTGCTCACCGACCCGGCCGAGACAGGGGCGGTGACCATCGCGCTGCCAGAGGATGTGCAGACGGAGTCGCTCGACGTGCCGCTGGAGTTTCTGGCGCCGCGCGAGTGGCACCTCTCGCGCCCGCTGCCGCAGCGCTCGCAGTTGGCGCGGGCCATCGCGGCGATCCGGGAGGCGAGGAATCCGCTCATCGTCGCCGGCGGCGGCGTCATCTACTCGGGCGCCGAGGCAGCGCTGCGGGTGTTTGCCGAGCAGACCCTGATCCCGGTGGCGACCACCCAGGCTGGCGGGGGCTCACTCCTATGGGACCACCCGCAGTATCTGGGCGGCGTGGGGGCGACCGGCACGACGGCAGCCAACCGGATCGCCGCAGAAGCTGATCTGATCATCGGTGTCGGCACCCGCTACAGCGACTTCACGACGGCCAGCCGCACGGCGTTCCAGAACGAGCAGGTGCGCTTCGTCAACATCAATGTGGCATCCTTCGACGCGTACAAGCATGGCTCGCAGCTGCCCGTCATCGCGGATGCCCGCGAGACGTTGCTGGCGCTCGAGCGCGAACTGCGCGGCCACCGGGTCTCGAGCGGATACGCCGCGCGCGTCGAGCGCGAGCGCACAGGTTGGAACGCCATCGTCGACGCGGCACTCGCGCCGACAGGCTCACCCCTACCCGGGCAGCCGGAGATCATCGGGGCGGTGCACCGCGCGAGCGGCCCGCGCGATGTCGTCGTGCAAGCGGCCGGTTCCCTGCCGGGCGACCTGCACAAGCTCTGGAGGGTGCGCGATTCCCTCGGCTATCACGTGGAGTACGCCTTCTCCTGCATGGGCTACGAGATCGCGGGCGGCCTGGGCGTCAAGCGCTCTGCGCTGGCCGACGGTGACGAGCGCGACGTCATCGTGATGGTCGGCGACGGCTCCTACCTGATGCTGCACACCGAGCTGCTGACCGCTGTGGCCGAGGGCCTCAAGATTATCGTGGTGCTGGTACAGAACCACGGCTACGCCTCGATCGGCCACCTCTCCGACACTGTCGGCTCGGAGCGGTTTGGTACGAAGTACCGGCTCCACGAGCCGGATGGTGCCGGGTTCCAGGGCGAGCGCCTGTTGCCCGTCGACCTGGCGGCGAACGCGCGCAGCTACGGCATGCACGTGATCGAGATCGAGCCGGGGGCGGACGCGGTCGAGCGGCTGAGCGCCGCCGTTGCCGCGGCCAAGTCGAGCACCGGGTCCACACTGATCCATGTCGAGAGCGACCCGCTGCTCTACGGGCCAGATGGCGAGGGTTGGTGGGATGTGCCCATCGCGACCACCTCGGAGCTGCCCGCGACACAGCGGGCGCTCGCCGAGTACGAGCAGCAGCGCGAGGCGCAGCGGCCGCTGCTCGGCTGACCGCCGCTACGCGCCCGGCAGCTGCCGCTGCCGCTCCGGCGTGTGCAGGCGGGCCAGCACCCGGCTGACGCTGAGCGGGCGGCCCGACGCCGTCGCCAGCGACACGGCGATGGTCACGCCGAACGCGAGCGGCACCGTCCACGCGGCGGGCTGGGCGAGCAACTCGCCGGCGAACGGCGCGGCCCCGGCGAGCAGCGGTGCGAGCGCCGGGCCGAGCATCATCGCGCCGCCGCAGAGGGCGGCGCCGGTGAGCATGCCGGCGATCGCGCCCTGCGCGGTGAGCCCGCGCCACCAGATACCGAGCAGCAGGGCCGGGCAGATCGTCGAGGCGGTGAACGCGAACACGAGGCCGACCGCGCCGGCGATCGCCGAGCTGCCGCTCAGGAGCGCGACGGTGAGCGGCACGAGCGAGGCCAGCACGGCCGCCCAGCGGAAGCCGCGCACGCTGCCGCCGAACAGCTCCTGGCTGATCACGCCGGCCAGCGAGACGACGAGCCCGGAGGTCGTGGAGAGGAAGGCGGCGAAGCCGCCGGCGATGAGCAGGGCAGTGAGCAGCTCGCCGAGCAGCCCGGGGGCGAGCACGCCGGGCAGCAGCAGCACGACGGCATCCGCCTGCCCGGATGCCGCCAGCTCCGGCATGAACGCGCGGCCGAGGAAGCCGAGCACGGTCGGGAACACGTAGAAGACGGCGAGCAGGCCGAGCACGATCAGCGTGGTGCGGCGGGCGGAGGCCCCGTCGGGGTTCGTGTAGAAGCGCACGAGCACGTGCGGCAGGCCGAGCGTTCCGAACAGCAGCGCCACCAGCAGCGACACGGTGCGGTAGGCGCTGGCCGTTTCGGTGCCGCCGAGCAGCCCGTCACCGAGTTGGGCGCCGAGCTCTGCCCCCGTCATGCCCTCGCGGGCGACGACGATCAGAAGGAACACGACGGGCACCGCGATGGCGGTGAGCTTGAGCCAGAACTGGAACGCCTGCACGAAGGTGATCGAGCGCATGCCGCCCGTCACCACGACGAGGCAGACGACGGCGGCGACCGCGACGGCGCCCACCCACGCCGGCAGCCCGGTGCTGATGCTGACGGTGAGGGCCGCCCCGTGCAGCTGCGGCACGATGTAGAGGCAGCCGACGACGATCACGAGCAGGCTGGTGACGCGGCGGGCGGATGCCGACTCCACCCGCGCCCCGACGAAATCGGGCACCGTGTACGCGCCGGAGCGGCGCAGCGGCGCGGCGACGAACAGCAGGAGCATCAGGTAGCCCGCGGTGTAGCCGATCGGAAACCAGAGGGCGTCCTGTCCGCTGAGCAGGATGAGCCCGGCGATGCCGAG carries:
- a CDS encoding carbohydrate ABC transporter permease, whose translation is MKVSPIEKFGNYAILIAFSFLILSPLGSIIVAAFAPASAAAGREGPFHPENFVTAWTEGRFSQYMLTSVSVSALVLALTVLLSILSGYAFGTMKFRGQNVLFYLFLLGIMVPSEAIIIPLFFDLRSLGLTDTIWAVALPQVAQSVAFGTYWMRTYFRGVNPSITEAARVDGASPWRVLWSILVPMGRPAITTMIVLIFMWTWNEFLIPLVMSPTGGFRTAPLALALFQGQYTQGTALLAAAAVMVALPVVVLYFILQRHFIRGMLEGAVKE
- a CDS encoding sugar phosphate isomerase/epimerase family protein, which gives rise to MSIVVAGAPVSFGVFELTPTSGDLVLPTADEVVAVLERTGYSGVDLGPVGFLGRGQELRERLDRHGLELAGGWIDLPFSDDAAFARALPSLDDALDVFSEVLEAAPSKLPLPTLADSGDAIRKANPRGGAGHGLDEAGWDRFAKNLATAAARVRARGLEPTFHHHACTFVETPHEIDAYLDASDVGLTFDTGHMLIGGGDPLEAWRRWRDRINHLHIKDVHTAVLADVLAEGGGMIDVWSSGSFVPLGEGDLDVEAMMSEVVDSGFDGWLVIEQDVYPQPGDDPARLERDHRVNREALRRWL
- a CDS encoding Gfo/Idh/MocA family protein gives rise to the protein MSTESLRIAVVGAGIMGADHIKRITNTISGARVVAVVEPDAARAAAAAASAPGSVARRSIEESLAEDALDAVIIATPGPFHESVLLPALEAGISILCEKPLTPDSEAALRVIEAEQRGDKPRIQVGFMRRFDPEYVELRRLVESGEAGQLLALHCAHRNASTPPGYVESMLITDSVVHEIDIVPWIAGEPIAAVEVKKTKRNSLAPAGLHEPQLVLLETVSGVLADVEINVNAQFGYQVTTDAVFERGMAAIGRTSGITRWENGRLTVAEHMTYTTRFEEAYDREVQRWVNASRRGEIDGPSAWDGYRAAVVCEAALEAQATGRRVDVSYADMPAFYAG
- the iolB gene encoding 5-deoxy-glucuronate isomerase, with protein sequence MVQDQSWVHPRGTLATGGWEGVVRHSTARWSHTGLRIAELAGGESLSLPAEPVERIIVPLSGRFTVRYREPGAGSVAAAEHEVALAGRASVFSGPSDVLYLGSGSSAAVHGVGRFAVAEAPTSVQRPTQLIARGEVPVELRGSGQASRQVHNFGVPGVLDAARLIVCEVITPGGNWSSYPPHKHDEHVDGMESELEEIYYFEAAAVRDDVHGDPFGLFSSYSSPAGEIDINAMVRTGDIALVPHGFHGPAVAAPGYDLYYLNVMAGPGPERAWNITDDPHHAWVRESWNEQEMDSRLPFGTEKE
- the iolD gene encoding 3D-(3,5/4)-trihydroxycyclohexane-1,2-dione acylhydrolase (decyclizing); translated protein: MRTKRMTVSQALIEFLAQQWSVDGERRERTVAGVFGIFGHGNVAGIGQALKQSHELTPGLMPYHQARNEQAMVHQSVGYARMRRRLGTYASAASVGPGAANMLTGAALATANRLPALLLPSDTFATRVADPVLQQLELPHDTGIQVTDAFRPLSRYFDRIQRPEQLYSIALAAMRVLTDPAETGAVTIALPEDVQTESLDVPLEFLAPREWHLSRPLPQRSQLARAIAAIREARNPLIVAGGGVIYSGAEAALRVFAEQTLIPVATTQAGGGSLLWDHPQYLGGVGATGTTAANRIAAEADLIIGVGTRYSDFTTASRTAFQNEQVRFVNINVASFDAYKHGSQLPVIADARETLLALERELRGHRVSSGYAARVERERTGWNAIVDAALAPTGSPLPGQPEIIGAVHRASGPRDVVVQAAGSLPGDLHKLWRVRDSLGYHVEYAFSCMGYEIAGGLGVKRSALADGDERDVIVMVGDGSYLMLHTELLTAVAEGLKIIVVLVQNHGYASIGHLSDTVGSERFGTKYRLHEPDGAGFQGERLLPVDLAANARSYGMHVIEIEPGADAVERLSAAVAAAKSSTGSTLIHVESDPLLYGPDGEGWWDVPIATTSELPATQRALAEYEQQREAQRPLLG